The stretch of DNA GTCCTGACCGATGCGGCCGTGGCCCGCAGGGTGCAAAAGATTCTGGAAGACATGATCCAGGGAAACGAACAGGAATTGACATGAATACAAATTCTGACAGAGTAGTGCTCGCCTATTCCGGCGGGCTCGATACCTCGGTGATGATCGCCTGGCTCAAGGAGAAGTACGGGCTTGACGCCATCGCCGTGCTTATCGACGCCGGCCGGGCGTCGGGGCTGGAGGCATTGCGGCAGAAGGCGCTGGACATCGGCGCCGCCGAGGCGGTTGTCATCGACGCACGGGATGAATTCGCGCGCGATTTCATCTTGCCGGCGCTGGCGGCCAACGCCCTTTACGAGGAAAAATACGTGTTGGTCAGCGCTCTTTCGCGTCCTCTGATCTGCAAGAAGCTGGTCGAGGCCGCCAGTCAGCACAAAGCCGGCACCATCGCCCACGGCTGCACCGCCAAAGGCAACGATCAGGTGCGCTTCGACCTGGGCATCCGTTCGCTGGCGCCGTCACTGAACATCCTGGCGCCGGCGCGGGAATGGGACATGACCCGGGAACAGGCGATGGAATACGCCGCGGCGCGAGGCATTCCCGTTCCACTTAAAAAGGACAGCCCTTACAGCATCGACGAGAACCTCTGGGGGCGCACGGTCGAGTGCGGGCCGCTCGAGGACCCCTGGCTTGAGCCGCCCGAGGACGCTTTCGCGGTCACGGTGGCTCCGTCCGCCGCTCCGGACGAAGCGGCATATGCGGAAATCGGTTTCGAGGCCGGCGTGCCGGTAAGCCTGGATGGCAAGGATCTGCCGCTAGTCAAACTGATCGACGCGGTTGACGCGCTGGCCGGTTCGCATGGATTCGGCCGGGTCGACATGATGGAAAACCGCCTGGTGGGTATCAAGTCGAGAGAAGTCTATGAGACCCCGGGAGCGCTGGCGCTGATCCAGGCGCACAGGGAGCTCGAGGACATGACCCTGCCTCGGGAGCTCATTCATTTCAAGCGGCCCCTGGAGCAGAAGTACGCGGACATGACATATAACGGCGGCTGGTACGATCCGCTGATGGACGCCCTCCGGGCCTTCATGGCCGAGACCCAGAAGCGCGTCACGGGGGTCGTGCGCCTGAAACTCTTCAAGGGCTCGTGCATCGTCGCCGGCCGCAAATCGCCCAATTCGCTCTATGATTTCGGGCTGGCCACATACGGCGGCGAAGACGCTTTCAGCCACGATGCCGCCAAAGGATTTTGCGAGCTGTGGGGCTTGCCGCTCGAAGTGTGGGCGCGCAAGAACCAATAAAGGGATCGATTGGCGCTTGAACGATAAGGATCGATCGACGCTCGGACGGGGCGGGATATCCCCGCCGCAGCGTTTGTCGAAGACGCCTTCAGCGAAGGCGGGGATATCCCGCCCCGTATACAACGACGAGTGAGACGCCATGAACGACGACAACGAAAAATTCTGGTCCGGACGCTTCCAGCAGCCGCCGCATGAGCTGTTCGAGCAGCTGAACGCCTCCATCGGCTTCGACTGGCGGCTGGCACCCTATGACATCCAGGGCTCGGTTGCCCACGGACGGATGCTGGCGGGCATCGGCGTTTTAAGCCAGGAAGAAATCACTCTTATCGAGGACGGCCTGGGCCAGATCATGGCCGAGTTCGCCCGCGGCGATTTCAATCTCGACATCGCCGACGAGGACATCCACAGCGCCATCGAAAAGCGCCTGATCGAGCTGATCGGCGACGCCGGCAAGAAGCTGCACACGGCGCGCAGCCGCAATGATCAGGTCGCCACCGATCTGGCGCTTTACCTGCAGGACCAGATCCGGCAGCACCTTGCCGACATCTCCGGGCTGCTCGAGTCTGTCCTCGAGAAAGCGGAGTCAGGCCAGACGGTCATTTTGCCGGGCTATACACATCTTCAGCGGGCTCAACCGGTGCTGCTGGCCCATCATCTGCTGGCGTATTTCGAGATGTTCTCGCGCGACTACGTGCGCTTCTGGCGGGCGCTGGACGCCGCCATGGTCATGCCGCTGGGCGCCGGCGCGCTCGCGGGCGTGAACTATCCCATCAACCGCGAGGAGACCGCGGCCGAGCTGGGCTTCGAACGCCCGGGCGCAAATTCCATGGACGATGTCTCAAACCGTGATTTCGCCCTCGACTATCTCGGCGCGGCTTCCAACCTGAGCGTGCATCTCTCGCGGCTGGCGGCGGAGCTGATCCTCTGGACCACCGCCGAGTTCGGCTTTGCCGAGATCGCCGATGCTTTCACCTCCGGCTCGAGCATAATGCCGCAGAAAAAGAACGCCGACGCCTGCGAGCTGATACGGGCCCGGGCGGCCAAGGTCGCCGCCAACCACATGGGCCTGACCGTCCTGCTCACCGGTCTGCCGCTCGCATATAACAAGGATATGCAGGAAGACAAGCTATACATTTTCGACACCGTCGACACGCTCATGGTGACGATACCGGCGATGTCGGGGATGATCTCGACGCTCATGTTCGACGCCGGGCGGATGCAGGCCGCCGCGGAAGAGAGCTTCGCCCTGGCCACCGACGTCGCCGATTACCTGGTCGACAAAGGCCTGGCGTTCCGCGACGCCCACCGTGTCGTCGGCGAACTGGTGCGGAAGTGCATCGATGAGAACAAGAAGCTCAGCGACCTCTCACTGGATGAGTTGCAGTCGGCCGCGCCGGAGTTCGACAATTCCTATTACCAGGTCATCGATCTGCAGGCTGCCGTCGCCCGCAAGGATTCCTACGGCGGCACCTCGCCGGATCAGGTGGCAGTCCAGCTTGCCGCTGCCCGCGAGCGCCTCGACAGCATGATGGAGGCAATCGAGGAGTAGCGCCATCCTCGACGCCTTCCGCGCCAGGCCTCGGCGTAAATACAAAGTACAATCTGAAATGCCGCCCAAGGTCCTTCCCAAATCCTTTTATAGCCGCAGTGTCCACGATGTGGCCCCGGACCTGATCGGCTGCCGGATACTCCACAACGGCGTCGGCGGCATCATCGTCGAGACTGAAGCCTATGACAAGGAAGACCCCGCCTGCCACGCCGCCGCGGGAATGACCGAGCGCAACCGGGTGATGTTTGGCCCACCGGGCAGGGCGTATGTATACTTCACCTACGGAATGCACCACCTCCTCAACATCGTTTGCGAGGAGGAAGGCGAGCCGGCCGGCGTGCTGCTGAGGGCCCTGGAGCCCACCGACGGCGTCGAGGAGATGCGCCGCCGCCGGGCGCCCGTGCACAGCCTGCACGGCCTGACCAACGGCCCGGGCAAGCTGGCCCAGGCCCTGGGCGTGGACCTCAGGCATTACGGGCTGCCGGTCTACCGCGGCGAATTCAAGATATACGCCCGGCAGGACGATTGGCTAAAACCCAGAATAATAGCAACACCACGGATTGGGATCAGGGTGGGCACCAGGCGCAAGTGGCGTTACTGCGCTGCTGACAGCAGGTTCCTGTCCAGGAAATTGACTGCGAAAGGAGCGGGACAGTGAAACTCGAGGAAATCTACAAGCTCGCGGTAACGATGGGGATCAAGGCTGACCCGAGGGGCAAGCGCGCCGTCGACAAGCTGCTGGGCAAGGAAAAAGAATCTTATGACAAGCTCGAGGCCGAAGAAAAAGAAGATTACGACACCGATCGGCTGAGCAACCCGTTCGCTGATACGCGTGTCCTCAATGGTGACGGCGGCACTGACGTATGGTCCCTGATCGCCGGTGTCGACATGGAGGCGCAGGAGATAATCCTCGCCGACCGGCTGCGGGAAAAAGGCCGCAAGATCGACCTGGTGCTGGCGCATCATCCTGAGGGCAAGGCCCTGGCCTCCCTGTCGGAAGTAATGGCCGTGCAGGCCGACATCTGGCACCAGGCGGGCGTGCCCATCAACGTGGCCGAGGCCGTGCTCGAGGGCAGGATGAATGAGATCAGGCGGCTGATGATGCCGCTGAATCATCAGCGGCCCGTGCAGACGGCGCAGCTGCTGGACTTCCCCCTGATGTGCGTACACACACCCTGCGACAACCTTGTAACCAGCCACCTGCAAAAGCATTTCGACCGCAAGGGCGACGACCTGACTTTGAAAGAAGTGCGTGACGAGCTTCTTAAATATCCCGAATACAGGGCCGCCAAGCGTGACAACGCCGGTCCGGCGATCGTCGTCGGCTCGGACAAGCGGCGCGCCGGCAAGATCCTGGTCGACATGACCGGCGGCACCGGCGGGCCTTCGGAATCGCTGGAGAAACTGGCCGCTGCCGGCGTCGGCACGCTGGTAGGCATGCATATGAGCGAGAAGAACCGCGAGGAGGCCGAGAAGTACAAGGTCAACGTGGTCATCGCCGGTCACGACTCGAGCGACTCGATCGGCATGAACCTCTTCCTTGACGAGCTGGAAAAGAAGGGCGTGGAGATCCTCCCCTGCTCGGGCCTGTATCGCTTCAGCCGGGTCAAGAAGAAGAAATAGAGTCCGTTCCCATCCGCCGGCGGCCTGACCTTTCCCCGCGCCGGCGGGTCATCAACAGCCCGGGCGGCGCTATTCCCAGTCCGCGGGTTGATTGTCGTCAGGCGGGCGCACGGAGCCCGGCGGGCCGGCGACGATGATGGCCGCTCGATTGACACCCTGATTTAATCTGGTACCCGGCTTGGGAGCCTGATCGACCACGGTGTCAGCCGGTTTGGAGGGATCGGACCGGAAACCGAGGTCCGTCTCCAGGCCTATCGCCTTCATCGTCTTCCACGCATCCGCGAAAGACATTCCCACCAGGTTCGGCATCGTCACTTCCTGCGCCCTGTGCAGCGTGCATTTTTCTTTCGGAGCTTTCCCGGGGAAGAAGCTGCGTGTCTCCTTGTGGGGACACCAGGGGTTGGCGAGCTGGCCGGTGTCGGTGCAGATCACCACGTTTTGCAGGTCCGAGTTCGGCGGCTTGACGAAATCATGCTGTTCGACGCCGTCGAGCGCCGCGGTCATGTATGAGTTCCATATCTGCGCCGGCCAGGCGCCGCCGGTGACGCGGACGCCACGGATGTCGGCCATCGACGTTCGCTGACCGGCATAGCCTATCCACACGGTCGTCACCAGATCGGGCGTGTAGCCCGAGAACCAGGCGTCGTCGAAATCCTCAGTGGTGCCGCTCTTGCCGGCGCAGGGCCTGCCCAGGTTGCTCCACTTGCCGGTCCCATGCATTGCCACCTGCATCAGGGTGTGGTTCACCCAGTACGAAATGACCGGATCGATGGCCGCCGCTCCCACCGGCTGGTTCAGATCGACGATGTGGCCTGCGGAATCCGTCACCTTGAAGATGGAGATGGGGTCGCCGCCGTCGCCCATGTAATCGACGCTGCCGGAGACGCGGATGCCGCCATTGTCGAAAGTACCGTAAGCGGAGGCCAGCTCCAGCGGGGTGACGCCGTTGTCGAGACCGCCCAGGGCGATCGCGGGCTGGGCGCTGAAGGAAGTCTTGATGCCAGCCTTGTGGGCCATGTCGGCCACGTCGCCGGCGCCGATCCGCATCATCAGCTCAGCGTAAACCGAATTGTCAGAATAGACCGTGGCCTTCTCAAGGCTGATCTTGCCCAGGTAGAGGTCGTCGAAATTCCTCACGTTCCAGATCGCATCCGGGGAGCCGAGGCTGAAGTGCTTTGGTTCGGAGACGAAGGGAGTGCCGGGGGAGATACCCTTGCTCATGGCGGTCGCCAGCACGAAGGGCTTGAAGGCCGAGCCCGGCTGCCGGTGTCCCTGGGTGGCGACGTTGAATTTCTGCTGGCTGAAATTGCTGCCTCCCACCATAGCCCTGATATAACTCGTGCCCGGCTCCAGCGATACCAGGGCGGCACTGGGGTCGCCCGGCTGGTTGAGTACCGACGCCACCGACTGCTCGGCGGCGGTTTGCTTGCCGAGGTCGAGCGTCGTGTACACCCTGAGGCCGCCCTCGAAGGTGGCCCGGGTGCCGTAGCGGGCAATCAGCTGTTCTTTTATATACTCTACGAAATATGGTGCGATCTTGTTTTGGGGCCCGACCTCGAACGGCTGCGCCGGCAGCGGCGCGGCGACAGCATTGTCATAATCCTCCTGGCTGATCATTTCATGGTCCCTCATCTTCGCCAGGACCAGGTTGCGGCGCGCCAGCGCCGCGTCCGGCTCCGTATAAGGCGAAAACAGGGTCGGTGACTTTGGAATCGCCGCCAGCAGCGCGCATTCGGGCAGGGTCAGGTCGGCGGCGCTCTTGTTGAAATAGGTTATGGCCGCCACCTGCAGCCCGTAGGCGCCGTTGCCAAAGTAGATCGTGTTCAGGTATTCACTGATGATCTTGTCCTTGGACCAGCGCTGCTCCAGGTCGTAAGCGTAGATAGCTTCCTTGAGTTTGCGGTTGACGGTGGGATCGTTGGAGACGTAAGTGTTCTTGATGTATTGCTGGGTTATGGTACTGCCGCCTTCGACCAGCCTGCCTTCCGAGAAATTGGTGACGATGGCCCGCAGGACGCCGATGGGATCGAATCCCTCGTGCTCGTAGAAGCGGTCGTCCTCGATCACGACCAGCGCCTGTTTCATCTGCTGGGGGATGTCATCGGGCTGCAGGATGATGCGGTTCTCGCCGGTGTTGAGCACAGCGATCAGGTTGGGGGTGGGGCTGGAGTCGAAGATGAGGGTGTCGTTGGTGGCCTGGTACTCCTGCTCCTTGTCCAGTGACGGCAGGCTCTCACTGGCGGAGCTCAGAGCCCGCGATATGGCCGGGGAAGCCGCCATCAGCGCCAGCAATAACAGGGAGAGTACGGCCCTTCCCCGCGGAAAACTCCCCCGTCGCGATCTTCTCTGGCGGCTGTTGTAACTCATGCCAGGGCTCCCAATTTTAGGGACACATTACTTAATTAATGATTTTAGGGACACATTACTTAATTCCCAAGTATATAGGGACGGATTGCTTTAATGTGCCCAGGTAATAAAATGACGGCACACAACCCCGGGAGCAATTCCTTGACTGAGAACAAACCAACATTATTCACAACCCGTCAGGACTGGCGTGACTGGCTGGAAAAAAATCACGACAGCGAAGAAGAGATCTGGCTCCTATACTACAAGAAACACTCGGGCAAGGAATCCGTGACCTACGAAGACGCGGTCGAGGAGGCGCTTTGTTTCGGCTGGATCGACAGCCAGGTGCAGACTGTCGACGCCGGCAGCTACATGCAGAGATTCTCCCGCCGCAAGAAGAACAGCGTCTGGTCGGAGAGCAACAAGGAGAGAGTCGTTAAATTGATCGGGGAGGGGTGCATGACCGAGGCGGGCATCGCCGCTGTCCGGGAAGCCAAGCAGGGGGGCCATTGGGACGAGCTGGTTCCCGTCGACAGCCTCGAAGTTCCCTCCGATCTGGAAGAGGCGCTGGCGGCCAATCCCAAAGCGGCGGCAAACTTCGAGGCCTTCAGCGCCTCGCAGAAAAAAATGTATCTCTTCTGGGTTCAGAGCGCCAAGACCGAACCGACCCGCAAGAAAAGGATAAAGATGACCGTCAAGCGCGCGGCCAAGAACAAGAAGTGGGAGGGCTAAAGCCGGCTCTTATCTGGTATTATTGGCAACGTTATGGCTGTCGAACCCGGAATCGTCTCACTGCTTACCAAAGGCTGCGTCGAATCGCTGCCGGAAGGCGGGCTGGAAAAAAAGCTGGAGGCGGCCGCTGCCGCCGGTCGCCAACTGAGGGTCAAGCTGGGCGTCGATCCCACGGCGCCGGACATCCACCTGGGCCACACGGTCGTCCTCTCGAAGCTGCGCCAGTTCCAGGATCAGGGGCACTGCGCCGTGCTTATCATCGGCGACTACACCGCCCGCATCGGCGATCCCAGCGGCGTCTCAAAGACCAGGCCGCAACTGTCGGCCGAGGCGATCGAAGCAAATGCCCAGACCTATCAGGAGCAGGCATGGAAGGTGCTCGACCAGGATCCTTCCCGGCTCGAGGTGCGCCGCAACAGCGAGTGGCTGGCGCCGATGCGGCTCGAGGACATCTTCAGGTTGATGTCGGCTTCGACCGTGGCTCGTATCCTCGAGCGCGACGACTTTGCCAACCGCTTCAACGAGAACCGGGCCATCTCGATGCTCGAAACGCTGTATCCGCTGCTGCAGGGCTACGACTCGGTCGCCATCGACGCCGACATCGAACTCGGCGGGACCGACCAGAAGTTCAACATGTTGATGGGGCGCGTGATCCAGGAATATTACGGGAAGCCGCAGCAGGTGGTTTTGACCAACGAGATCCTTCCCGGTACCGACGGCGTCGACCGCATGAGCAAATCGGTGGGCAACTATATCGGGGTGGACGAGCCGGCCGACGAGATCTTCGGCAAGGTCATGAGCATCCCCGACACAGCCATGATCACGTATTACCGGCTCCTGACTTCGCGCACGGTCGAGGAGATCGAATCGATCGAGCACGGGCTCAGGGACAACTCGCTGCATCCCCGCGATCAGAAAGCGGCGCTCGCCCGTGAGCTGGTCGCGCGTTTCCATGGCGAAACGGATGCGGCCGCCGCCGAGAAGCACTTCAACGAACTTTTCCGCGAAAAGAAACTGACCGTCGGCGCGACCCTGGTCGAATGCCTGCTGGAGCCCGACGACGATGAAAACGGTTTTGCCTATCTTCCCAAACTGCTGGAACGCTGGTTCGGGCTCACCCGCAGCGAAGTCCGGCGCCGCATCCGTCAGGGCGGAGTATCGATAGCCGACCGCCAGGTGCTGTCGGAGAAGATCTCCATCACCGGCCTGGCCGGCTCGACTATCAAGGCCGGCAAATCGGTCAAGTTCCACGGCATCATCAAAAGCGCGGGCTAACTGACGTGCGGACTGGCGGACCGGCCGGGCTAGCAAGCTAACGGGCCAGCCGGGCTAACTGGCTTTCTTCATCGCTTCCGGTTCTTCGCGGGCGGCTATCTCCAGCGTCTGCTTAAGCCCCTTCAGAAGTTGTTTACCCTTGCTCAGTTTAAGCGCGGCGCTGATGAGGTGGCCCTTCAGGCCCCGGGCGCGCCGGTCGTAGAGGATCTCAACCGTGGAGCCGCCACCAGGCCTCGGCCTGGCTGTCAACTGCCAGATGCCGCCCTTGAAGATATTTGATTCCTGGACCCGGGCCCTGACGGTAGTGCCTTCCCATTCGTGGCGCTCATGCGCCCAGATCCCGCCCAGCGTGCGGCTGCCTTCGGTCACATCCGCCCAGCCATTGCCTGCGGAATGCACCTTATATACGCCGGGATCTATCGCCGGCCACCATCTAGGCCGGTCCTCGCTGAAATCAGTGGCAACGGCGATGACGCGCTCCGGCGTCAGTTGCGTATCGGCGCTGTACTGTAACCTGGCCATGGAGTAGACCTCCTTTTAAGTAGCCGCGCCGGCTGGATAGCGCCGTCTGAAATGGTGCGGTCTAAAGTGGGATTACCCATGTCAACGGATTCCAATCACGAATCCTCTGACATTCGACCGACTGTAGATAGATGCCGTTTACCCTCGACAATATAGTGCCCTGGGGCAGGTCCCTGGATGAATACGTCGAAATGTTTGGGCTCTCATCGAACGACCTCGAGTTGAAGATCCTTGGCTGCGCCGACGGTCCCGCGAGCTTCAACGCCGAGATGAGCCGCCGCGGCAAGAGCGTCGTCTCGATCGCCCCGGTCTACCGCTTCACCCACAGGAGATACGCGCCGGTATTGAAGAGGTCTTACCGATGATGATGGGGCAGCTGGAGCAAAACAGGTCTGAATACCGCTGGACGCGGTTCACTTCCCCTGCAGCGCTGGGCGACTATCGGCTCGCCGTCATGGAAAGATTCCTGGCGGATTTTCCGGAAGGAATGAAAGAGGGAAGATACCTCGACTGTGATCTGGAATCACTGTCATTCGAACCGCGGAGCTTCGACCTGGCGCTCTGCTCGCATTTCCTGTTTCTCTATTCGGATCGGTTGACAGCAGGCTTCCATCAACGCGCCATCGAGCAGATGCTCCTCGTTGCTCGCGAGGTCAGGATCTTTCCACTGCAATCGCTGGCAGGGAATCGATCGGAGCATCTTGAAACGATCTGCGAATCCCTCGCCGTCCCAGGCCGGGAATTCGAGATCAGAACCGTCGACTATGAATTCAAGCGCTGCGCCAATCAGATGCTGAGAATCCGGTGAGAGTGTAGACTGGCAGCATGAACTTTCCCTACTTTCACATCGATGCCTTCACTTCGAGCATCTTCGCCGGGAATCCGGCAGGCGTATGTTTTCTGGAAATCTGGCCGCCAGACACTGTGCTGCATTCGATGGCCGCGGAGAACCGCCTTTCTGAAACCGCATTCCTCGTCCCGTCGCCGACCGGTAACAGTAACCACTACGATCTGCGCTGGTTCTCTCCGGTTATGGAGATCGACCTCTGCGGGCATGCGACGCTGGCCGGCGCACATGCCGTCTTCCAGTATATCGAGCCTGACGCCGATCGGGTTGACTTTGATACAAAAAGTGGTGGACTGAGTGTCGTGCGCCGCGAAGACCTGCTGATCATGAATTTTCCGTCGCGGCCGGCCCGACCATGCCAGCCGCCCGCGGAGCTCGCTGCGATCCTCGGCGCCGGTCCGGCCGAGACGCTTTGCTCGTCGCGGGACCTGATGGTGGTCTTTGAAGACGAGGAGCAGATACGCACTCTCAAGCCGGACTGCTCCCGCCTTGCCGGGCTCGATTATTTTGCCGTCATCGTCACTGCTCCCGGCGTCGAAAGCGATTTTGTCTCGCGCTTCTTTGCTCCCAGGGCCGGTATCGCCGAAGACCCGGTCACCGGTTCAGCCCACAGCACCTTGATTCCATACTGGGCTGCCCGCCTGGGTAAAAAGGAGCTCTACGCACGGCAGCTTTCAGCGCGTGGGGGAGAGCTCTTCTGCGCCGCCATGGAGGAGCGCGTCGCCATCGGCGGCAGAGCCGTCACCTACCTGACGGGCACGATCACGATCTGAGAAAGGGAATGGAGCCACGAGGAGAATCTGCAGCCTTGACGTAATGTAAGGATTGTAGTAGCTAAAACACAAAAGGGAGGCTGCATGGAACATTCAATGGCCACAACCGCTTTCGAGCTCGATGGCTTCAAGGCAGCGCGGACGCTGGGCATGGTGCGCGGCATCACCGTGCGGTCGCGTTCGGTATTCGGCAACATGGGCGCCGGCATCCAGACGATATTCGGCGGCAAGATCACGTTCTACGAAAAGCTTTGCGAGCAGACCCGCGAGGAATCTTTCGATGCGATGCTGGCGCATGCGGATGTAATGGGCGCAAACGGCGTCATCGGCGTTCGCTACGACACCACCGAAGTCATGAGCGGCGTCACCGAAGTGCTCTGCTACGGGACCGCCGTCGTGGTCGAGCCCGCTTAGAAGATAGCTCTTCAGCAGGGCTTTTAACATCGCCCAGGGCGCGCCAAAAACCGCATAAACAAGCCAAAAACAGGCGGTCGAAATCTATCTGAAATTGCCTTGACTCTACTATCGCGGGGG from Actinomycetota bacterium encodes:
- a CDS encoding argininosuccinate synthase, which translates into the protein MNTNSDRVVLAYSGGLDTSVMIAWLKEKYGLDAIAVLIDAGRASGLEALRQKALDIGAAEAVVIDARDEFARDFILPALAANALYEEKYVLVSALSRPLICKKLVEAASQHKAGTIAHGCTAKGNDQVRFDLGIRSLAPSLNILAPAREWDMTREQAMEYAAARGIPVPLKKDSPYSIDENLWGRTVECGPLEDPWLEPPEDAFAVTVAPSAAPDEAAYAEIGFEAGVPVSLDGKDLPLVKLIDAVDALAGSHGFGRVDMMENRLVGIKSREVYETPGALALIQAHRELEDMTLPRELIHFKRPLEQKYADMTYNGGWYDPLMDALRAFMAETQKRVTGVVRLKLFKGSCIVAGRKSPNSLYDFGLATYGGEDAFSHDAAKGFCELWGLPLEVWARKNQ
- the argH gene encoding argininosuccinate lyase, yielding MNDDNEKFWSGRFQQPPHELFEQLNASIGFDWRLAPYDIQGSVAHGRMLAGIGVLSQEEITLIEDGLGQIMAEFARGDFNLDIADEDIHSAIEKRLIELIGDAGKKLHTARSRNDQVATDLALYLQDQIRQHLADISGLLESVLEKAESGQTVILPGYTHLQRAQPVLLAHHLLAYFEMFSRDYVRFWRALDAAMVMPLGAGALAGVNYPINREETAAELGFERPGANSMDDVSNRDFALDYLGAASNLSVHLSRLAAELILWTTAEFGFAEIADAFTSGSSIMPQKKNADACELIRARAAKVAANHMGLTVLLTGLPLAYNKDMQEDKLYIFDTVDTLMVTIPAMSGMISTLMFDAGRMQAAAEESFALATDVADYLVDKGLAFRDAHRVVGELVRKCIDENKKLSDLSLDELQSAAPEFDNSYYQVIDLQAAVARKDSYGGTSPDQVAVQLAAARERLDSMMEAIEE
- a CDS encoding DNA-3-methyladenine glycosylase, giving the protein MPPKVLPKSFYSRSVHDVAPDLIGCRILHNGVGGIIVETEAYDKEDPACHAAAGMTERNRVMFGPPGRAYVYFTYGMHHLLNIVCEEEGEPAGVLLRALEPTDGVEEMRRRRAPVHSLHGLTNGPGKLAQALGVDLRHYGLPVYRGEFKIYARQDDWLKPRIIATPRIGIRVGTRRKWRYCAADSRFLSRKLTAKGAGQ
- a CDS encoding NGG1p interacting factor NIF3, translated to MKLEEIYKLAVTMGIKADPRGKRAVDKLLGKEKESYDKLEAEEKEDYDTDRLSNPFADTRVLNGDGGTDVWSLIAGVDMEAQEIILADRLREKGRKIDLVLAHHPEGKALASLSEVMAVQADIWHQAGVPINVAEAVLEGRMNEIRRLMMPLNHQRPVQTAQLLDFPLMCVHTPCDNLVTSHLQKHFDRKGDDLTLKEVRDELLKYPEYRAAKRDNAGPAIVVGSDKRRAGKILVDMTGGTGGPSESLEKLAAAGVGTLVGMHMSEKNREEAEKYKVNVVIAGHDSSDSIGMNLFLDELEKKGVEILPCSGLYRFSRVKKKK
- a CDS encoding PBP1A family penicillin-binding protein — translated: MSYNSRQRRSRRGSFPRGRAVLSLLLLALMAASPAISRALSSASESLPSLDKEQEYQATNDTLIFDSSPTPNLIAVLNTGENRIILQPDDIPQQMKQALVVIEDDRFYEHEGFDPIGVLRAIVTNFSEGRLVEGGSTITQQYIKNTYVSNDPTVNRKLKEAIYAYDLEQRWSKDKIISEYLNTIYFGNGAYGLQVAAITYFNKSAADLTLPECALLAAIPKSPTLFSPYTEPDAALARRNLVLAKMRDHEMISQEDYDNAVAAPLPAQPFEVGPQNKIAPYFVEYIKEQLIARYGTRATFEGGLRVYTTLDLGKQTAAEQSVASVLNQPGDPSAALVSLEPGTSYIRAMVGGSNFSQQKFNVATQGHRQPGSAFKPFVLATAMSKGISPGTPFVSEPKHFSLGSPDAIWNVRNFDDLYLGKISLEKATVYSDNSVYAELMMRIGAGDVADMAHKAGIKTSFSAQPAIALGGLDNGVTPLELASAYGTFDNGGIRVSGSVDYMGDGGDPISIFKVTDSAGHIVDLNQPVGAAAIDPVISYWVNHTLMQVAMHGTGKWSNLGRPCAGKSGTTEDFDDAWFSGYTPDLVTTVWIGYAGQRTSMADIRGVRVTGGAWPAQIWNSYMTAALDGVEQHDFVKPPNSDLQNVVICTDTGQLANPWCPHKETRSFFPGKAPKEKCTLHRAQEVTMPNLVGMSFADAWKTMKAIGLETDLGFRSDPSKPADTVVDQAPKPGTRLNQGVNRAAIIVAGPPGSVRPPDDNQPADWE
- a CDS encoding YdeI/OmpD-associated family protein; the protein is MTENKPTLFTTRQDWRDWLEKNHDSEEEIWLLYYKKHSGKESVTYEDAVEEALCFGWIDSQVQTVDAGSYMQRFSRRKKNSVWSESNKERVVKLIGEGCMTEAGIAAVREAKQGGHWDELVPVDSLEVPSDLEEALAANPKAAANFEAFSASQKKMYLFWVQSAKTEPTRKKRIKMTVKRAAKNKKWEG
- the tyrS gene encoding tyrosine--tRNA ligase; the encoded protein is MAVEPGIVSLLTKGCVESLPEGGLEKKLEAAAAAGRQLRVKLGVDPTAPDIHLGHTVVLSKLRQFQDQGHCAVLIIGDYTARIGDPSGVSKTRPQLSAEAIEANAQTYQEQAWKVLDQDPSRLEVRRNSEWLAPMRLEDIFRLMSASTVARILERDDFANRFNENRAISMLETLYPLLQGYDSVAIDADIELGGTDQKFNMLMGRVIQEYYGKPQQVVLTNEILPGTDGVDRMSKSVGNYIGVDEPADEIFGKVMSIPDTAMITYYRLLTSRTVEEIESIEHGLRDNSLHPRDQKAALARELVARFHGETDAAAAEKHFNELFREKKLTVGATLVECLLEPDDDENGFAYLPKLLERWFGLTRSEVRRRIRQGGVSIADRQVLSEKISITGLAGSTIKAGKSVKFHGIIKSAG
- a CDS encoding SRPBCC family protein, with amino-acid sequence MARLQYSADTQLTPERVIAVATDFSEDRPRWWPAIDPGVYKVHSAGNGWADVTEGSRTLGGIWAHERHEWEGTTVRARVQESNIFKGGIWQLTARPRPGGGSTVEILYDRRARGLKGHLISAALKLSKGKQLLKGLKQTLEIAAREEPEAMKKAS
- a CDS encoding PhzF family phenazine biosynthesis protein, yielding MNFPYFHIDAFTSSIFAGNPAGVCFLEIWPPDTVLHSMAAENRLSETAFLVPSPTGNSNHYDLRWFSPVMEIDLCGHATLAGAHAVFQYIEPDADRVDFDTKSGGLSVVRREDLLIMNFPSRPARPCQPPAELAAILGAGPAETLCSSRDLMVVFEDEEQIRTLKPDCSRLAGLDYFAVIVTAPGVESDFVSRFFAPRAGIAEDPVTGSAHSTLIPYWAARLGKKELYARQLSARGGELFCAAMEERVAIGGRAVTYLTGTITI
- a CDS encoding YbjQ family protein, translating into MEHSMATTAFELDGFKAARTLGMVRGITVRSRSVFGNMGAGIQTIFGGKITFYEKLCEQTREESFDAMLAHADVMGANGVIGVRYDTTEVMSGVTEVLCYGTAVVVEPA